Sequence from the Equus quagga isolate Etosha38 chromosome 15, UCLA_HA_Equagga_1.0, whole genome shotgun sequence genome:
ctaaatttttaaacttaaaaaattactGCATGTGAAGTATaattcacacacagaaaaatgtacataataCAGTTTGGTAAATAttcacaaatgcacacacacgtgtAACTAGCGCCAAGATCAATAAAGAACTAGCACCCTAGAAGCCGCTGTCCCAGTCACTGTGCCCTCTGCGCCAAGGTAACCATTATCCTAACCTTTAGCTGTTAGGAtaacttttcctgtttttgtgCTTTATAAAATCGTACTTAGCATGTACTTCTGTGTCTTTCTTATGCACAACTCTACGTTTCTACAGTTCACCTACGGTGTTGCCTGTAGTTGCAGATTGttctcattgctgtgtagtattctgtTATACAAACACTGTGGGAATTTGTAAATTTAGTCTACTGTTGATGGCCTTTGGGGTTATTTCCACTTGGGGGCTATTACAAGAGCTGCAGCTGGGGGCATTCTGATACCTGTAAGGACGCCTTTCTGTGGGCTGGATCCGTAGACGTGGAACCGTCGAGTCACAGGGTGTGCTCCTTCCGCAGATGgtgccaaactgttttttaaaggGGTGTTCCAGTTTACATTCCAGCAGCAGTGTAGAAGAATTCAGTTagtccacatcctcgccaatactTGGTATTTCCCATTTCCCGCCCTATTCTAGTctattttgaaacataaaaacaacTGAAACAAAGTTTGGACTGCTTTGGGGGGAACTTTTAGTTTTTGGTTTAGTTCTCTGAATTATTAACCATCTCGGGCTTCTCACTGTCCACCACAACGTGCGGACACAGTGCGTTTGCGACTTTGCTCGACATTTTTGCTCACTCCGCCGCTTGGATGTCCTCCAGGCAAGAAAATAAGGTGCGTGTGCAAGGCGGGGCAAGTCCTTTGAGCGCTCTCGAGTCTGAGCACCGTGTTCACCGTGTAGGCGAAACTTACACGGATTCTTCTTTGGTCAATTCCTCTTTGCTCGAGTCCACGATGCAGGAGCTCCTGCCGCCTCCGGCGTCCCCACTGCACCCCGGGGTCCCCCAGGAGGCGCGGGGAACGCAGAGCTGTCGCCCTCCCGGACCAGCCAGACCAGGGATGGCGCGGGCGGGCCGGCGCGGCGCAGGCGCAGACCGAGCCCGGCGCATGCTCCGCAGCGCGGCGGCTCCGCAGATGAGGGGCGTGGAGTCTCCCGCGCCCCGCCGCCCCCGGCGGAGCCGCCGCTGAGCCGCTTGTTCCGAGCCCGGGCTGCCAATAAAGTTCATTAAAAAATCGGAGTCATTCTGAGGAGAGCGAGAGAGCGCGCGAGCCAGCCGGGCGGTCCCCTGGGGCAGCTGGCGCgccgggaggcggcggcggcggcggttgCGCCGCGACCGGGAGGAGCCGGTCTCCGGGCGGCGGGTCCGCGGCGGGCGGGGACGGTGAGTAGCGGCTCCCGCTGCGGGGCGGCGGGGTGCGTTCACCGCCTCTGCCGGGGCTGGTGGCTCCGCTGGGGCAGGACCCGCTGGGCCCGGGGTCCCGGGAGGTGCAGTCCTCTGGGGACTGGGCAGGGGCGTCGGGGCGGGGGCCTCCAGGCCCGGGCTCCCATGCCCGGCCCGGCCGCCGAGCCCAGCTCCCAGGAGAGGAGGGGGCGGCAGCGCCCCTCGCAGCTCCCCGCGGGCCGGTCGCCAGGGTGGGGGTCCCTGGCTTGCCCCTCGGGCGGGAGGAGCGAGGTGGAGCGCGGCGAGGCGCTGCGCCCGCAGCCCGGCCGAGCCCCGGCTTCTCGCCCTCCCCGCACCCCCCGCTGGGAAGGGGCCGCCCAGGCCGGCGGGAGGCCGACGCGGGCGCTCAGGGCCGGGTTCGGTTTGGCGCCGAGGGGGCCCCAGGCTCTACCCTGGCTTTCAGACCCTGGGCATTCCTCCCTGCGGTGGGCCCCTCCTTCCCCGCCGCCCCACCCTTCCCAGGTTTTTTGCTCAGAGACGGCTAGAATATGAATGAGCCTCACGGCACTGTTCCATTGACCAATTCAGCTGCGGCAAGAATTGCTTGACTCGGAGATCCCAGGAGCCATCGGCGCTCCCAGGCAGAAGAACCTGAGGGTGTGCGAGACGGTGATAACTTTCGTACCAGCAGGATCTGGGGAGGCGACAGTGGAGTCTGAAAAAGGGATCTTTACTTCTCCAGGTTTTCTGTAACTCCTAACAGCTTCTACATAACTTCATTGAACCCAAgaagtttttcagaattttgataaatgtaatCCTACCTGTCCTAAAGTACAGGCTGTTAGGAGAAAAACCACCCTTTTCATCAGTGAGTTAACCCATCCTTTCCTTTTCTAACTTATCAGACTGCACTAGTTGGCAGAATCTTTAAATTTGGGAAAAAGAGCGTTTATGTAAAGTATTACTGTCAAGTTTTTTAATGATCGTACTCAAAATTACGCTTATTTTCTGAGAACTTGATTGTTTTGATATCGTTCTTTAGATCTGTAGAGAAGTGCCTGATAATCGCAAGAGTCAGACTACCCGTGTTAAAATCTGATTCCactcttttctttaaatgttattacttttttaattataTGGTAAAATTGATTTTTAGGGGGTGCGCAGTTCTGTGAATTTTAGATTTGTGCAACCAGCAGGACAGTCAGGATATAGAACAGTTCTGTCACCTCCCAAAGACTCATGCTATCCTTTTACATCCTTTCTCTTACCCCTGACGCCTGGCAATTACggatcttttccagaatgtcatgtaaatggaatcagacaatatgtaaccttttgatgctgacttctttcactcagcataatgcctctGGGATTCCTCCAAGTTGTTGCTCCTATcaacagtttcttctttttttattgctcagCAGTATTCCGTTAGAGCGATGTGCCGCAGTTTGTTTATGCATCCACCCACTGAAGGACCCTTGGATTGTTTCCGGGTTTTGGTGATTATGAgcagagctgctataaacattcatgtgcaggtttttgtgggaacataagttttcctttctctaggaTCTTACGATGGGTGGGGTTGCAGTGTTGTATAAAGtaagtttaactttataagaagctgTCGCCCTgatttccacagtggctgtgtcATTTCACATTCTCATCGGCAAGGTGTGAGAGCCGagatgctccacatcctccctagcacttggtattgtcagtatttCTGTGTTTAGCCATTATAATAGGCATGCACTGTTGTGTTTTTACCTAATGGCTGAAGACGTTGaatatctttttgtgtgcttatgtGGCATATTTAATCTTTGGTGAGTGTCTGGCCAagagttttgcccattttttaattgggttgtttgccaCCGTTTGTTGAGTTTTGAGGGTTCTTTGTCCTGGATACAAATTATTTGTTAGACatgtattttgcatatattttcttgcagtctatagcttgtcttttcattcttttactggTGTCTTTCCTagagcaaatgtttttaattttgatgaagtctaatttatccatttttccttttgtggatcTTTTGTTATCATGTCTAAACTCTGCCTAGCCCAGGTTAAGAAGATTTTCACCTTCtaataattttcttctaaatactgTAGTTTTACCTTTAGATCTGTGATCCGCTTTGAATTATTTGTAGAAGGTGTGAGTTTCAGGTGAAGGGTTACTTTTTTGCATctgaatgtccagttgttccatttgttgaaaagactgtcttttctacATTGAGTTGTTTTTGCACCTTTATCAGAAACTAATTGgctgtatttgtgtgggtctgtttttggACCCTCTCGTCTGTTCCATtgattatgtatttttctctttgccagAATCATACTTTCTTGGTTAACGTAGCTTTATACTGTCTTAAAGTCTGGTGGTATGATTTCCttcaattctttttcaaaattgttttagctactCTGGTTCCTTTGCCTTTCCGTATAAAGTTTAGAATCACCTTATCTCTAACTCAGAAAATCTGCTAGTGGTTTGGGATTGCATTaaactatagatcaatttggggagaattgctATTTTTACTTGGTTGATTCTTCCAGTCTATGAACAtgatatgtttccatttatttaggtctttgtttCATTAGCGTTtggtagttttcagcatacagatcctgtacatattttgttagacttataccaaattatttaatttttgtggaaCTGTTGtaaatgtcattttaaagtttttggttTCAAATTGTACATTGTTAggatatagaaatacagtttAGCATATTGTATGTTGCTCTTGTATCCTGTGTCCttactaaactcacttattagttccaggattttttttttttttttgattccttGGCGTTTTCtacacaatcatgtcatctgtcaATAGAGccggttttatttcttttttccctaatctgtaagcatttttatttttgttgtctatTGCCCTGGCTAGAGCTTTGTGTGTGGTGAATGGGAGTAGTGAGAGTGGACTCAATCTAAGGGGGAAAGCTGTCAGCCTTTCAGGGTTAAATATGATGTGAGTTGTAGGGTTTTTAAATacatgccctttatcaggttgaagaagttgtCTTCagtttctagtttgctgagagtttttctcACAAATGGACGTTCAATTTTGTCGAATATTTCCTCTGCATCAGTTGATAACGTGATGTGGTTTTTCCTCTTTactctgttaatatggtggattacattgattgatttttgggtgttgaaccagccttgcattctcAGAATAAAGCCCACTCAGTCCTggttattctttatatatattgctggattcggtttactaatattttgttgaggatttttgcatttggGTTCATGAGCACATGtttgtctagttttcttttttgtattgtctttgtgTGGTGttggtatcaagataatgctGACTTTACAAAGGAAAGTTGGAGAGCGTTTCCTCCTGTTCTatattctggaagagattgtgtatcATTGGTTTTAATTCTTGAAAAGTCtggtagaattttccagggaAATTACCTgagcctggagatttctttttgagtttttaagttacaaattcaatttccttaataattagggctatttaaattatctatttcacATTGGGTGAATTGTTGCAGTTAATGCTTTTCAAGGAATTGATCCCCGTCATCTAATTTGTCAGATTTGTGTGGGTAGAGTTGTTTGTTGTGTTGTCCATTTGAGTCTGCACAGCCGGTAGTGATAGATCCTATTTCAGTCCTGaaattggtaatttgtgttctctTGTTCTTCTGTCTgtcaatatttttgttcttttcaaaacaccagctttttgtttcataattttctctatttttctgttttccgtttcattgatttctgctctttattatttccgtccttttgcttgctttgggtttattttgctcttctttttctagtttcttgaggtgggagcttagattactgatttgagacttttcttcttttctaagttaAGCATTTACTGCTCTAAATTTTCCCTCTCCACAGTTCATTAGATGTGtctcacaaattttgacatgttgtattttcattttcattcagttattttttaaaatttctcttgagctTCTTGTTTGGCCCACGGATTGTTTAGAAGTCTGTGtttttagtttccaaatgtttgtagattttcctgttatttttctgCTACTGATTTccagtttgattccattgtggttCCATTATTTTGAGTTTGTTGAGGTTAgttttatggcctagaatatgttctatcttggtatatgttcAGTGGGTGCTTGAAAAAAAGtatgttctgctgttgttgtgtGGAcagttctataaatgtcaattagattcTGATACTTTGTGTTCtcagaatttcattttgttttatctgtagTGTTTTTGAGTAGATCTCTTTGTGTAACTTCTTTAGTGGTTGCTCTGGGTATTACATTGTAAGTAATTTATCACAGTCTATCCCTGTCAACATTTCACCAGTTCACGTGAAGTATAGAAACCTTACCTCCctttcatccttttctctctcccatttatAATTAATCATCTTAAATATTGTCTCTCTCTATATTGAAAACCACATTGGGCAGTgttctaatttttgtttcaactGCCAAACCTAATTTAGAACACTCAGGAGAAGTCTGTTGTGTTTACTTATGTTTTTGCTCCtaccatgttctttttttccttctgatattctaagtttttaaaaattatgtaattatatctGAGGTGGAGACCTGGAACCCATACTTAACAAGTGCTCCTAGATGATTCTTATGATCATGCAAGTTTGTGAAGCTCTAGAGACAATCACTGAGACTCCATTAGGGACAAAGAAAGGAGCGCTCTTCACATTTCAGACGTGTTTTGTCTGGTGGTCATATAGATGCATTTTCAGTTAAGGTAGCTGGAATATAACCGTTAAGTAGGCTGGAACTTAactaataattttaagaagaaattgaCTTTCTGTTCTTTCAGCCTGAAATGCCAGCAGTACACATTCTCTTACTTTCCTTGTATGATAGCTGTAACTAGCCTGAGACTAGAGAAAGGACGTGGTATAAGCTTATTTGTAGTGGACTCGCTGTAACCTGAGCACTGAAGCCCGTAACTAAGAACCCAGTGCTGCCACACGGTTGCACGTTACCACACAAAACCTTTCTTTGGAGTGCTTTTCTAGGGCCATTAGGTATACCCTGTGAGGTTGAAAAGCAGTTTCcttgaattttgtatttcttgccCGTTTGGTGGTAATTATGGAGCATTTATTATGTTGCATGAACCTACCAATTTTGAATGCTTAACTTTGACTCTACTCGGGTGCTTTATGTGTATCATTGGTTAACAGTCCTGTGAGGGAAATGTcctcaggaaactgaagcttaaagagGTTAAGCAATAACTTCACTAACAGCACAGAACTAGGAAATGGCAACTTTAAATCAGGCCTCAGCTAACACCCACAGTCTTAGTTTCTGTGAAAGGTAGAACGAGGTAATCTAGGCATTATTGATACCAGGATGTCATAGATTGTGCTATTGATAAGGATTCAAAAATGAATGATgttattttccctcctttcaaAGAATTTGCATTATCTAcacagggtggggaggggtctcCATCATGGAAACAAATTATTGCAATGCAGTGTAAGTATTTCTTGATAAGACAATTATAGCTTATTTTGTACAATTTTATGTcttgaaaaaatgattttgttttaaaccacaGATTTGAGAGAGACGTTCTGATCACTGGAATTAAAGTTGGTACAGAAACCTTTTCAACTCCAAAAATGTTGGAGGAAGATATGGAAGTGGCCATCAAGATGGTGGTTGTGGGGAATGGAGCAGTCGGAAAATCAAGTATGATTCAGCGATACTGCAAAGGCATTTTCACAAAAGACTACAAGAAAACCATTGGAGTTGATTTTTTGGAGCGACAAATCCAGTATGTACCTGGCCGTTTTATCCGCTCAGTTTTGATTGGTGAACTGTATCCTAGAATTTCATCAGAATAGTGGTAACTAATGACAGTTCCGCCCGGGCAGGCAGTGGCTTAGAGACAGTGGTCGTCACTCAATCATTCCCGTGTTAtccttctgctgtctttttcCCCCTTACTCTCtgatggtttttccttttttcctactcGCACCCACCTCCCTCTTTTTCTATCTTATGTCTGTTTTATGTTTATTGGTGACATCTTGGGCACTTCTTAAACACAAACAGATGCTTGACTCTCATGGGATTTCCATCCACTCTTTTATTTGGAAGGAAAGTTACCTGTCTCTCAGAATAGTTTTCCTCTCTTATATTATGGGATGCTTTTGTTTAGAatgtctcttctccttttaaaaCTGGGCAAGATGTGTAGAAGTTAGAgaattaataatttgtttttactttaaggaaataagagagagCAGATTTGGGAGGATTAAATACTCCCGTGAAAAGGAAATCTTACTTCAGGAAATCCAGTTGGGGTCTGAAACACATCAAAGTAACACTTTTTGCCGTTAGTCCTGAGAACTTTTAAGGAtaggagacaaattaaaatatattacagaaaTAAGTAACATTAAACAAATCTGACTTAACTAGGCCAGATGTTGGCATGAAGGATAATTGTGTTCATCGTTTTAAAGATTGTTGAATTTCTAATCTGTATTCTAttaccctctttttaaaaaaattcttctgtatttgtttcctttcttagatattttaaaaggattcattttaagttttgatgatgtttattttttgtatttgttatctgaaccaaattaatattttaagtatgGAGTTGATGCTTATTATTCATAGATTCTGTATTGCAAATTCAcctatttgctaaaatttatttgtgctTTGATGGTGATTTGTGGACATGCACAGAGCAGTAAAAATTTGGAGTCGCCCTGCACGCACGTTCCCAGCTTAGGTTGAACAAGGCGAgcctcttcctttttgtttcatcTCTCGTAccgtaaacaagtgtccttttggtgttctgtttttgtgctttttgttggtgattttgctgtttaaaatggcccccaagcacagtgctgtctagtgttcccaAGTGCAAGAAGGCTGGGATGTGCCTTATGAGAAAATttgtgtgttagataagcttcattcaggcagttcaatgttaatgaactAACAATGTGTATTAAACAAGGTGTCTTTAAAGAGAAGTAcacctaggggccggcccggtggtgcagcggttaagtgcacaccttctgcttctcggtggcctgggttcgccggttcagatcctgggtgcggacatggcaccacttggcaagccatgctgtggtaggcatcccacatataaagtagaggaagatgggcacagatgttagctcagggccagtcttcctcagcaaacagaggagggttggcagcagatgttagcccagggctaatcttcctcaaaaaaaaaagagagaagcacacCTAAAACGAGGCCAGATATTGATGGGTGGACAAGAATGTAACCAGGGACTTGCAGGAACCTAGCTCTGTATTTCCCTGGGAGCAGTGGTTCAGTATTCGCGGGTTCCAGTGTCGGCAGGGCCTTTATAGAACATGACTACTGTGAATGAGACGGTGGACTGCATGACAAAGTAGAGTCAATTTTTGAGTTAAAGGGCAACCCCGCAGGTGAGCTGCCTTCCTTTTTGTTCTTACTCTGGCACCCGTGCACCAGTGCACCAGCTCCCCTTTGAATGGCCCCATGGGAGGAGCAGCGCTGACCTGAGGGTGTCCCCCTTCCCTATCCTGTCAGGCCTGGAGCTATCACTGTCTGTGACTGTTGTCAAAGGAAAAACGTGATGGGTGAATCCAAACCATGCGTCAAGTTACAGCTTCAGGGGAATGTCTTTCCCCCTTTCCTTATCAACATTTAAAAGTACTCAGACTTTTTCAGAGTGAAGCTAACAATGTAGTTGTAATACCTGcagatttgaaaagtaaaaatatacacaaagctATATTACTAAAGACATTTCCTTTGCATTTGAAAGAAATTCATCTCTTGTTTCAGAGTCA
This genomic interval carries:
- the LOC124226468 gene encoding protein PRRC2A-like, which gives rise to MAPGISESTGGAGRARSRGSAGLRAQRLAALHLAPPARGASQGPPPWRPARGELRGALPPPPLLGAGLGGRAGHGSPGLEAPAPTPLPSPQRTAPPGTPGPAGPAPAEPPAPAEAVNAPRRPAAGAATHRPRPPRTRRPETGSSRSRRNRRRRRLPARQLPQGTARLARALSRSPQNDSDFLMNFIGSPGSEQAAQRRLRRGRRGAGDSTPLICGAAALRSMRRARSAPAPRRPARAIPGLAGPGGRQLCVPRASWGTPGCSGDAGGGRSSCIVDSSKEELTKEESVLAPSAEGAHPVTRRFHVYGSSPQKGVLTDLQKEPALLQS